The following proteins come from a genomic window of Paucidesulfovibrio gracilis DSM 16080:
- a CDS encoding SLC13 family permease, which yields MTKKQFISLGLAVLGMLSMIFVTPEIEGLGYQGKVALGVGIFAVIVWMTQALDDAQSGFCIVGFLVLFGAASLKQALSGYASGGVWIVTLGMIMAACMGESGISRRIALLTISKLGKTATGLYWAMAVICLIMTFFIPSLAAKTLLVLPIITQMGIAFGAEKGQSSMVKGLIFVVTITGTMFCIAVLTSHAANPITVSLLEDATGTLVTWGEWFKIGAPPAIVCGFLAVPIIIKLFPPDVKDVSAGRALVNRELAELGPATFKEKYTLIVFLATLGLWATSSIHHLSTTLVALMSVLAMILPGPQQIMNWKKAQTKVPWNIFIVYGAGLSMGAVLVSSGAASWLASTFFSPLAELDLKLQVVIFIWILLCLQVLFTGGGPKTTALTPVIIAHTLTVAALPQFAGMNVAPFVILVGMNVVHQYLLPVSNLPNIIGLATEEITTHELIKVGAIMSIFGATFMSIMVYTYWSWIGLFN from the coding sequence TTGACGAAGAAACAGTTTATCAGTCTCGGGCTTGCCGTATTAGGCATGCTCTCCATGATTTTCGTCACACCGGAAATCGAAGGACTCGGGTACCAGGGCAAGGTGGCCCTGGGAGTCGGAATTTTTGCGGTCATCGTCTGGATGACCCAGGCGCTCGACGATGCACAAAGCGGTTTTTGCATTGTCGGCTTTTTGGTGCTTTTCGGGGCAGCCAGCCTGAAGCAGGCCTTGTCGGGCTATGCCAGCGGCGGCGTTTGGATCGTGACTCTGGGCATGATCATGGCGGCCTGCATGGGGGAGAGCGGCATCTCGCGCCGCATCGCCCTGCTGACCATCAGCAAGCTGGGTAAAACCGCCACGGGCCTGTACTGGGCCATGGCGGTGATCTGTCTGATCATGACGTTCTTTATTCCCTCGCTGGCGGCCAAGACGCTGCTGGTGCTGCCCATCATCACCCAGATGGGCATCGCGTTTGGCGCGGAAAAGGGCCAGAGCAGCATGGTCAAGGGCTTGATCTTTGTCGTGACCATCACGGGTACCATGTTCTGCATCGCGGTGCTCACCTCGCATGCGGCCAACCCCATCACCGTGAGCCTGCTTGAGGACGCCACCGGCACCCTGGTCACCTGGGGCGAGTGGTTCAAGATCGGTGCGCCGCCGGCGATCGTCTGCGGTTTCCTGGCCGTGCCCATCATCATCAAGCTGTTCCCCCCGGACGTGAAGGACGTGTCCGCTGGCCGCGCATTGGTGAACCGTGAGCTGGCCGAACTCGGACCCGCGACCTTCAAGGAAAAGTATACCCTGATCGTGTTCCTGGCCACGTTGGGCCTGTGGGCCACGAGTTCCATCCACCACCTTTCCACCACGCTGGTGGCTCTCATGTCCGTGCTGGCCATGATCCTGCCCGGACCCCAGCAGATCATGAACTGGAAAAAGGCCCAGACCAAGGTGCCTTGGAACATCTTCATCGTGTATGGTGCCGGTCTTTCCATGGGCGCGGTGCTGGTGAGCAGCGGCGCGGCCTCCTGGCTGGCGTCCACGTTCTTCTCGCCTCTGGCCGAGCTGGATCTCAAGTTGCAGGTGGTCATCTTCATCTGGATTCTGCTCTGCCTGCAGGTACTCTTTACCGGCGGCGGACCCAAGACCACGGCCCTGACGCCCGTGATCATCGCCCACACCCTGACCGTGGCGGCTCTGCCCCAGTTCGCGGGCATGAACGTGGCCCCCTTCGTCATTCTCGTGGGCATGAACGTGGTGCACCAGTACTTGCTGCCGGTGTCCAACCTGCCCAACATCATCGGACTGGCCACCGAGGAGATCACCACCCACGAGCTGATCAAGGTGGGTGCGATCATGAGCATCTTCGGCGCAACCTTCATGTCCATCATGGTCTACACCTACTGGTCGTGGATCGGACTGTTCAATTAA
- the sucD gene encoding succinate--CoA ligase subunit alpha — protein sequence MSILVNENTRVIVQGLTGREGSFHGQKMLDYGTNIVAGVTPGKGGQEALGLPVYNTMKEAVDATGADTSIIFVPAGASADSACEAAEAGIKLVILITEHIPVLDMVRCKAFLKERGTMLIGPNCPGVISPGKCKIGIMPDYIHRPGTVGLISRSGTLTYEAVHQLTSAGLGQSTCIGIGGDPVPGLKFIDLLEMFRNDPDTEAVCMLGEIGGDNEEKAAAYIKETNYPKPVFGFIAGLTAPAGKRMGHAGAIISGSKGRGEDKIAALEDAGVTVVKELGSLGRTVAEALGK from the coding sequence ATGAGTATTCTCGTCAATGAAAACACCCGTGTGATCGTTCAGGGGCTGACCGGCCGCGAAGGAAGTTTCCACGGCCAGAAAATGCTGGACTACGGCACCAACATCGTGGCCGGAGTCACTCCGGGCAAGGGCGGCCAGGAAGCCCTGGGCCTGCCCGTGTACAACACCATGAAGGAAGCCGTGGACGCCACGGGCGCGGACACCAGCATCATCTTCGTCCCGGCGGGCGCGTCCGCTGATTCCGCCTGCGAAGCCGCCGAGGCGGGCATCAAGCTCGTCATCCTCATCACCGAACACATTCCCGTGCTGGACATGGTCCGCTGCAAGGCCTTTCTCAAGGAACGCGGCACCATGCTCATCGGGCCGAACTGCCCCGGCGTGATCAGCCCCGGCAAATGCAAGATCGGCATTATGCCGGACTACATCCATCGTCCCGGCACCGTGGGCCTGATCAGCCGTTCCGGCACCCTCACCTATGAAGCCGTGCACCAGCTCACCAGCGCGGGCCTGGGCCAGAGCACCTGCATCGGCATCGGCGGCGACCCGGTCCCGGGCCTGAAGTTCATCGACCTGCTGGAAATGTTCCGCAACGACCCGGACACCGAGGCCGTGTGCATGCTGGGCGAAATCGGCGGCGACAACGAGGAAAAGGCCGCGGCCTACATCAAGGAAACCAACTATCCCAAGCCGGTGTTCGGTTTTATTGCCGGACTCACTGCCCCTGCGGGCAAGCGCATGGGACACGCGGGCGCCATCATCAGCGGTTCCAAGGGACGCGGCGAGGACAAGATCGCGGCTTTGGAAGACGCGGGCGTCACCGTGGTCAAGGAACTGGGCAGCCTGGGCCGCACCGTGGCCGAAGCGCTCGGTAAATAG
- the sucC gene encoding ADP-forming succinate--CoA ligase subunit beta produces the protein MNIHEYQAKGLLAEYGVPVPVGGVAATPAEARKVGEGLPGPIRVVKAQIHAGGRGKGGGVKVCKTLDEVETAAEQIIGMQLVTHQTGPEGKKVNNVWVEQGTAIAQELYLAVVLDRGAECLTVMASPDGGMDIEEVAETHPERIFTTRLDGGHHIWPYQARQLLFGCGLTPQQVGKGVSFITNLLRLCVEKDATQVEINPLAVTEEGDLIALDAKMNFDESALKRHPEIKAMEDPEEEDPLERKAAELGVNYVKLDGYVGTMVNGAGLAMATMDAVKQAGAEPANFLDAGGGANVEMVSKGFEVMLSDPNVRGILINIFGGILRCDIVAEGVVQAAKKLNLTLPVVVRMEGTNVEEGRRILKECGMNFTSADSMTEAARCIAELTREARS, from the coding sequence ATGAACATTCACGAGTATCAGGCCAAGGGACTGTTGGCGGAATATGGCGTTCCAGTCCCGGTGGGGGGCGTGGCCGCCACGCCCGCCGAGGCGCGCAAGGTGGGCGAAGGCCTGCCCGGACCCATCCGGGTGGTCAAGGCCCAGATCCATGCGGGCGGCCGCGGCAAGGGCGGCGGCGTCAAGGTCTGCAAGACCTTGGACGAGGTCGAGACCGCTGCGGAGCAGATCATCGGCATGCAGCTGGTGACGCACCAGACCGGGCCGGAAGGCAAAAAGGTCAACAACGTCTGGGTGGAGCAGGGAACGGCCATTGCGCAGGAATTGTACCTGGCCGTGGTGCTGGATCGCGGGGCCGAGTGCCTCACGGTCATGGCCTCCCCGGATGGCGGCATGGACATTGAAGAGGTTGCGGAAACGCACCCCGAGCGAATTTTCACCACCCGTCTGGACGGTGGGCATCACATTTGGCCGTACCAGGCCCGACAGTTGCTGTTCGGGTGCGGTCTCACCCCGCAGCAGGTTGGCAAGGGTGTCTCCTTCATCACCAATCTGCTGCGGCTTTGTGTGGAAAAGGACGCCACCCAGGTGGAGATCAACCCCCTGGCCGTGACCGAGGAAGGCGACCTCATCGCGCTGGACGCCAAGATGAACTTCGATGAGAGCGCCCTGAAGCGCCACCCGGAGATCAAGGCCATGGAGGATCCCGAGGAAGAGGATCCCCTGGAGCGCAAGGCCGCGGAGCTGGGCGTCAACTACGTCAAGCTGGACGGCTATGTGGGGACCATGGTCAACGGTGCGGGCCTGGCCATGGCCACCATGGACGCCGTAAAGCAGGCCGGAGCCGAACCCGCCAACTTCCTGGACGCGGGCGGCGGCGCCAACGTGGAAATGGTTTCCAAGGGCTTTGAGGTCATGCTTTCCGATCCCAATGTCCGCGGTATTCTGATCAATATCTTCGGCGGCATTCTTCGCTGCGACATCGTGGCCGAGGGTGTGGTCCAGGCCGCGAAAAAACTGAATCTGACCCTGCCCGTGGTGGTGCGCATGGAAGGCACCAACGTGGAAGAGGGACGGCGTATCCTCAAGGAATGCGGCATGAACTTCACTTCGGCCGACTCCATGACCGAAGCGGCCCGCTGCATCGCCGAACTGACCCGGGAGGCCCGCTCATGA
- a CDS encoding 2-oxoacid:acceptor oxidoreductase family protein, translated as MERYRFLLSGSGGQGVITMAILLAETAALEENLTAVQSQSYGPEARGGATRSDVIISDSEIFFPKVLQPNILVALTEEASNKYLPLIRPGGLCLYDCDLVQPNPRVDAEQIGIPMYKNVLARLGKAVAFNICVLGALTTLTGIVKLSSLERVVERRFAKAHFASNQEALRLGEELAQPYMAQV; from the coding sequence ATGGAAAGGTATCGTTTTCTGTTGTCCGGTTCCGGCGGGCAGGGCGTCATCACCATGGCCATCCTGCTGGCGGAGACCGCTGCCCTGGAGGAGAACCTCACCGCGGTGCAGTCCCAGTCCTACGGCCCGGAGGCCCGCGGCGGGGCAACGCGTTCCGACGTGATTATTTCCGATTCGGAAATTTTCTTCCCCAAGGTGTTGCAGCCCAATATCCTGGTGGCCCTCACCGAGGAAGCGTCCAATAAATATCTGCCCCTGATTCGTCCGGGCGGACTGTGCTTATATGACTGTGATCTGGTACAACCGAATCCCCGTGTGGATGCGGAACAGATCGGCATTCCCATGTATAAAAATGTGCTGGCCCGGCTGGGCAAGGCCGTGGCCTTCAACATCTGTGTGCTTGGGGCATTGACCACACTCACGGGGATCGTCAAATTGTCCTCGTTGGAGCGGGTGGTGGAGCGTCGCTTCGCCAAGGCGCATTTTGCGTCCAACCAGGAAGCCTTGCGGCTCGGCGAGGAATTGGCCCAGCCCTATATGGCGCAGGTGTAA
- a CDS encoding 2-oxoacid:ferredoxin oxidoreductase subunit beta, giving the protein MAFRDLIRERFFPHIWCPGCGHGTVLNSLLHVVDKLGLDPTSMCMVSGIGCSARISGYVDFHTMHTMHGRALPCATGIKMTKPELNVVVPMGDGDAMAIGGNHFIHACRRNIDMTAIVLNNRIYGMTGGQYSPLSGRGVLATTAPYRSIDDDFDAVELARGAGATFVARTTAFHVKELSKILTKAIEHKGFSVVEVMVQCPTYFGRKNKMGGAVQLLEYYRDNTAPLGSKKLEENQNLIPRGVFVERERPEYCEEYQNVIALAEGKE; this is encoded by the coding sequence ATGGCTTTTCGAGATCTCATCCGCGAGCGCTTTTTTCCGCACATCTGGTGCCCGGGCTGCGGCCACGGCACCGTGCTGAACAGCCTGCTGCACGTGGTGGATAAGCTGGGACTGGACCCGACCTCCATGTGCATGGTTTCGGGCATCGGCTGCTCCGCCCGCATTTCCGGCTATGTGGATTTCCACACCATGCACACCATGCATGGCCGCGCCCTGCCTTGCGCCACGGGCATCAAAATGACCAAGCCCGAGCTGAACGTGGTCGTGCCCATGGGCGACGGCGACGCCATGGCCATCGGCGGCAACCACTTTATCCACGCCTGCCGACGCAATATCGATATGACCGCCATCGTGCTGAATAACCGCATCTACGGCATGACCGGCGGACAGTATTCCCCGCTTTCCGGCCGGGGCGTGTTGGCCACCACCGCGCCCTACCGCAGCATTGACGACGATTTCGATGCCGTTGAGCTGGCCAGGGGCGCCGGAGCCACATTCGTGGCCCGCACCACCGCCTTCCATGTCAAGGAACTGAGCAAGATCCTGACCAAGGCCATTGAGCACAAGGGATTCTCCGTAGTGGAAGTCATGGTGCAATGCCCCACGTACTTCGGCCGGAAGAACAAGATGGGCGGCGCCGTGCAGCTGCTGGAATACTACCGCGACAACACCGCTCCCCTGGGTTCCAAAAAGCTGGAGGAAAATCAAAATCTGATTCCTCGCGGCGTGTTTGTGGAACGCGAGCGGCCCGAGTACTGCGAAGAGTACCAGAACGTCATCGCTCTGGCGGAAGGCAAGGAGTAA
- a CDS encoding 2-oxoacid:acceptor oxidoreductase subunit alpha — MSGAQQDVRFVQGNEACVRGALYAGVRFFAGYPITPSTEVAEHLAENLPKVGGTFVQMEDEIASMCAVCGASLAGAKAMTATSGPGFSLKQEAIGYAAMAEIPCVVVDVQRAGPSTGLATKVAQADVNQARWGTHGEHSIVTLTASTVQDMFAVTVEAFNIAEAYRTPVILLFDEVMGHMRERLVIPPAGELPVTERLRTAVKPGVNYHPYLPREDGRLPMSDYGDIHRYHVTGLYHDIWGFPTEQPEQVNKLVHHLVDKIEGRVNELARWKEFYMEDAESVLISYGSAARSARHLVETRRQKGHRVGLLELQTIWPFPKELVREKTANAKSVFVVEMNMGQVMAQVKQAVDNPDHVYLVNRVDGTLVTPTDIGNVMRVIEGKGV, encoded by the coding sequence ATGAGTGGGGCTCAGCAGGACGTCCGATTTGTTCAGGGCAACGAGGCCTGCGTTCGCGGCGCGTTGTATGCCGGAGTTCGGTTTTTCGCGGGGTATCCCATCACCCCGTCCACGGAAGTGGCCGAGCATCTGGCGGAAAATTTGCCCAAGGTAGGCGGCACCTTCGTGCAGATGGAAGATGAAATTGCTTCCATGTGCGCGGTGTGCGGCGCCTCCCTGGCCGGGGCCAAGGCCATGACCGCCACGAGCGGACCCGGCTTTTCATTGAAACAAGAGGCCATCGGCTACGCGGCCATGGCCGAGATTCCCTGCGTTGTGGTGGATGTGCAGCGCGCCGGTCCGTCCACGGGTCTGGCCACCAAGGTGGCTCAGGCGGATGTGAACCAGGCCCGCTGGGGCACCCACGGGGAACATTCCATCGTGACCCTGACCGCCTCCACAGTGCAGGACATGTTTGCCGTCACCGTTGAAGCGTTCAACATTGCGGAGGCCTACCGCACTCCCGTCATCCTGCTCTTCGACGAGGTCATGGGGCACATGCGTGAGCGTCTGGTGATCCCCCCGGCAGGCGAACTGCCCGTCACCGAGCGTTTGCGCACGGCCGTCAAGCCCGGCGTCAACTATCACCCCTACCTGCCCCGGGAAGACGGCCGTCTGCCCATGTCCGACTACGGCGATATTCATCGCTACCACGTCACGGGCTTGTATCACGACATCTGGGGCTTTCCTACGGAGCAGCCCGAGCAGGTCAACAAGCTGGTGCACCACCTGGTGGACAAGATTGAAGGCCGGGTCAACGAGCTGGCGCGTTGGAAGGAATTCTACATGGAAGACGCCGAGAGCGTGCTCATTTCCTACGGCTCCGCAGCCCGCAGCGCCCGCCATCTGGTGGAGACCAGACGGCAAAAGGGACACCGCGTCGGCCTGCTGGAGCTGCAGACCATCTGGCCGTTCCCCAAGGAATTGGTGCGCGAGAAGACCGCCAACGCCAAGAGCGTCTTTGTAGTGGAAATGAACATGGGACAGGTCATGGCGCAAGTGAAGCAGGCCGTGGACAACCCCGACCATGTCTATCTTGTGAACCGAGTTGACGGAACGCTCGTGACACCGACGGACATCGGCAACGTCATGCGCGTGATTGAAGGGAAGGGGGTGTAA
- a CDS encoding indolepyruvate ferredoxin oxidoreductase subunit alpha, with the protein MEAVEINVLWCKGCGVCVAFCPKKALSLVGEKAQVDPELCIGCGMCELYCPDLAIVVNKPVKGTGKVTEEARS; encoded by the coding sequence ATGGAGGCAGTCGAGATCAATGTGTTGTGGTGCAAGGGCTGCGGCGTATGCGTGGCGTTTTGCCCCAAGAAGGCTCTCTCGCTTGTCGGGGAAAAGGCTCAGGTGGACCCCGAACTGTGCATCGGTTGCGGGATGTGTGAGCTGTACTGTCCCGACCTCGCCATTGTGGTCAACAAGCCGGTCAAAGGGACCGGAAAAGTGACGGAGGAGGCCCGGTCATGA